A single genomic interval of Pomacea canaliculata isolate SZHN2017 linkage group LG5, ASM307304v1, whole genome shotgun sequence harbors:
- the LOC112563968 gene encoding melanocortin receptor 5-like, producing MTTSVSLLEHTLNNSNPEWLKTKPLTPMEHAYIFFSQPSEVISLTLCLLSLLANTLSIVATVLGPDHMVTHLKLVISLGLSDVLLSVSVLSNMLNNIFTQWPSYEDGPQDRLVWACSKRLVLALNTMASVISLLNLLVMALDHYVAIVKPLHYPHLLNGAKGNSIICVIWFIAFLGGCSVFLANVSEFADVAQYINYCEFTEYSDYQGEYLVFFVAFVTFFFIVFVYIRIYLAARRPYRGRANNPMNYAKNRKALLTTFLIIGTFVVCWLPSCLFQIALIIQVKNQSLY from the coding sequence ATGACGACGAGCGTCAGTTTACTGGAACACACGCTCAACAACAGCAATCCCGAATGGTTGAAGACAAAGCCGCTGACACCGATGGAGCATGCCTACATATTCTTTTCACAGCCTTCTGAGGTCATTAGCTTGACCCTCTGCTTGCTGTCTCTGCTGGCCAATACCCTGTCCATCGTGGCCACGGTGCTGGGCCCCGACCACATGGTGACGCACCTCAAGCTGGTGATCAGCCTTGGCCTGTCTGACGTCCTGCTCAGCGTCAGCGTGCTCAGCAACATGCTGAACAACATCTTCACCCAGTGGCCCAGCTACGAGGACGGCCCGCAGGACAGGCTGGTATGGGCATGCTCGAAGCGACTGGTCCTCGCTCTCAACACCATGGCCTCCGTCATCTCGCTGCTGAACCTGTTGGTTATGGCCTTGGACCACTACGTCGCCATCGTCAAACCCTTGCACTATCCCCATCTTCTAAACGGTGCCAAAGGCAACTCCATCATCTGCGTCATATGGTTCATAGCCTTCCTGGGTGGCTGCTCTGTCTTTCTAGCGAACGTGTCCGAGTTCGCAGACGTCGCGCAGTATATTAACTACTGCGAATTCACTGAATATTCTGACTACCAGGGAGAGTATCTGGTGTTCTTCGTTGCGTTcgtaacttttttcttcattgtattCGTCTACATCCGCATCTACCTCGCAGCGCGAAGGCCTTACCGAGgaagggctaacaaccccatgAATTATGCAAAAAACAGGAAGGCGCTGCTGACCACATTTCTCATCATTGGAAcgtttgtcgtctgctggctACCGTCCTGCCTTTTTCAGATCGCCCTGATTATACAGGTAAAGAATCAATCCCTCTATTGA